In one window of Nitrospirota bacterium DNA:
- a CDS encoding YggT family protein produces MFVFGNLLLAMAKVLDIVLSIYMWIIIIRALISWVNPDPYNPLVRALHAVTEPVLRPIRRAIGFGVGIDISPMIIILAILFLKYFLIASLQDIAGRLR; encoded by the coding sequence ATGTTTGTATTTGGAAATCTTCTTCTTGCCATGGCAAAGGTGCTTGATATAGTATTAAGCATTTATATGTGGATTATCATTATAAGGGCACTTATAAGCTGGGTTAACCCTGACCCATATAACCCACTTGTAAGGGCACTTCATGCAGTTACAGAGCCAGTCTTGAGACCAATAAGAAGGGCTATAGGGTTTGGCGTAGGAATAGATATTTCGCCAATGATAATAATATTAGCAATACTGTTTTTAAAATATTTTCTTATAGCATCCTTACAAGACATTGCAGGAAGGCTTAGATAA
- a CDS encoding PAS domain-containing protein: MFKNRLTYIFFLTLLIFSFTVITPLYLILYRDSDRMMEGIEKIEPLLPEQTSVHDKFKEDLTDSFISLTAYTFVIAFIASLFLSRWFLVPVRELYKGTKALKEGNLDVRLDVKAEDELGEVTKAFNEMADALKKKTAELLRKDTYVNTMLDPMWVVDMDNIIIDINPAFTNLFGYKRDEVIGISIFDFLDEANEKIMREQLRKRDEKLSSSYGISVISKKEGNIPVLISGAPITTDGEVIAKIGIIKDFRNEVALRDALKEEKDHTEAIMDSLVDILLVIDRNLRIVKANKTAIKQAGEEITGKFCHSVFHRLHSNCLMLQGIDCPVKIVFDTGRSYKTVHEHVSSDNLRVFHEITAYPVVGASGEVMHVVEVMRDITERKKFEDEIAQRNKELATLNAVSMLLSRSLKAEDIFGNAIEKVIDVLGMDGAGIFFLDEAGRELICRYQKGASEDFMRTAGKVRLGEDIPGRVAVTGQSIITPDILRDTRIEKSILKHSGIRGLAAIPIRGKEKLLGVFYTFSFTPHVFTPEEERLFNSIGDMTGIAFENIRLYEKMRELYDHQRQRRVDEQKNLLRLSLALSSTLDIGDVLDATISTIKETSKANFVWLLEMDDEGNLVISSDSEKRHVRGETAYPREISSMERYAIEKAKPVVFSDIGAESKFYLPEYLSGYNTACSIPVSIGDRVAGVIGLYFRGLSVPTEEDIFFLQTTASMLAVSIERSRLYEEAMLEKSMAQTILESITDGIMTVNVNGKVISANKAVKRMVEVPVSSALTASPCCDIFGYAEENTELRWTLGECLEEAINGRTCRKDGELYMKSGTIIPLKINSAPVLNKEGSVIGAVYNLRDTSIEREVDRMKTEFVKAVSHEFRTPLSAIVGMAEMLIEKEVSKEKEIDYLNTILAEGIRLSNMVSDLLDVARIESGKEVFKEQEINFKATLRDIKAELEPTIKRKEIKFSSNVDDTKAWRGDAEKIKQLLKNLIDNSIVYSDAKCSVDVSVRLHEDNLIIEVTDTGWGISEEDLKRVGEKFFRGKYAATTKGTGLGLSLCREIALMHSGDLKIQSTMRKGTTVTIKLPFRRHA, from the coding sequence ATGTTTAAAAACAGGCTGACATATATTTTCTTTCTTACGCTCCTGATTTTTTCTTTTACCGTAATAACGCCTCTTTACCTTATACTGTATCGTGATTCAGACAGGATGATGGAGGGCATTGAAAAAATCGAGCCACTTCTCCCGGAACAGACCTCGGTTCACGATAAGTTCAAGGAAGACCTTACGGATAGTTTTATCTCTCTTACGGCTTATACATTTGTCATTGCTTTTATTGCTTCGCTTTTTCTTTCAAGGTGGTTTCTCGTGCCTGTGAGGGAGCTTTATAAAGGGACAAAGGCGCTCAAGGAAGGAAATCTCGATGTGAGATTAGATGTGAAGGCAGAAGACGAGCTTGGAGAGGTGACAAAGGCATTTAATGAGATGGCAGATGCACTGAAGAAAAAGACAGCCGAACTCCTGAGAAAAGACACCTATGTGAACACAATGCTTGACCCCATGTGGGTCGTTGACATGGATAATATAATCATTGACATAAACCCTGCATTTACAAATCTCTTTGGTTATAAAAGGGACGAGGTTATAGGGATTTCGATATTCGATTTCTTAGATGAGGCAAACGAAAAGATAATGAGGGAACAGTTAAGAAAAAGGGATGAGAAATTGTCGTCCTCATATGGGATATCTGTAATCTCAAAGAAAGAGGGCAACATACCTGTCCTTATAAGCGGTGCACCGATAACCACAGACGGAGAGGTCATCGCAAAAATAGGGATAATCAAGGACTTCAGAAACGAGGTAGCCCTGAGGGATGCCCTCAAGGAAGAAAAAGACCATACAGAGGCAATAATGGATAGCCTCGTTGACATCCTTCTTGTTATCGACAGAAACCTGAGAATAGTGAAGGCAAATAAGACTGCAATCAAACAAGCAGGTGAGGAGATAACAGGGAAATTCTGCCACAGCGTATTCCACAGGCTTCACAGCAACTGCCTTATGCTTCAGGGCATAGACTGTCCTGTAAAAATAGTGTTTGACACAGGCAGAAGCTATAAGACAGTGCATGAGCATGTATCATCTGACAACTTAAGGGTATTTCATGAGATAACAGCATACCCTGTGGTTGGCGCCTCTGGCGAGGTGATGCATGTAGTTGAGGTCATGAGGGATATAACGGAAAGGAAAAAGTTCGAAGACGAGATAGCACAGAGGAATAAGGAGCTTGCAACACTCAATGCAGTCTCGATGCTCTTAAGTAGGTCTCTCAAGGCAGAGGATATATTTGGCAATGCAATTGAAAAGGTTATTGATGTATTGGGCATGGATGGCGCAGGAATATTTTTTTTGGATGAGGCAGGCAGAGAGCTTATATGCAGGTATCAGAAGGGGGCATCCGAGGACTTTATGAGGACCGCAGGAAAGGTCAGGCTTGGAGAGGATATACCCGGAAGGGTCGCCGTTACAGGGCAAAGCATTATTACGCCAGATATTTTGAGGGATACGAGAATCGAGAAGTCCATTCTCAAGCATTCGGGGATAAGGGGATTAGCCGCAATACCTATCAGGGGAAAGGAAAAGCTCCTCGGTGTATTCTATACATTCAGTTTTACACCACATGTGTTTACCCCGGAGGAAGAAAGGCTATTCAACTCCATAGGAGATATGACAGGCATTGCGTTTGAAAATATAAGGCTCTATGAAAAAATGCGAGAGCTTTATGACCACCAGAGACAAAGAAGGGTAGATGAGCAGAAAAACCTTCTCAGGCTCTCCTTAGCATTGTCCTCTACACTGGACATAGGGGATGTGCTCGATGCAACCATCTCTACTATAAAGGAAACAAGTAAGGCTAATTTTGTGTGGCTCCTTGAAATGGACGATGAGGGAAATCTTGTTATCAGCAGTGATTCCGAAAAAAGACATGTTAGAGGCGAAACTGCTTATCCCCGTGAGATTAGCTCAATGGAGAGATATGCAATTGAAAAGGCAAAGCCCGTGGTTTTTTCGGACATTGGGGCTGAATCAAAATTTTATCTTCCGGAATATCTATCAGGCTATAACACGGCATGCAGTATCCCTGTATCTATTGGCGACAGGGTAGCGGGTGTTATTGGACTGTATTTCAGGGGACTTTCTGTGCCTACAGAGGAGGATATATTTTTCCTTCAAACGACTGCCAGTATGCTTGCTGTCTCGATAGAGCGGAGTCGGCTCTACGAGGAGGCAATGCTCGAAAAAAGCATGGCACAGACCATCTTAGAGAGCATTACAGACGGTATAATGACTGTAAATGTAAACGGCAAGGTCATATCCGCAAACAAGGCAGTAAAACGGATGGTAGAGGTGCCAGTGTCTTCTGCTCTCACTGCGTCGCCATGCTGTGATATATTTGGATATGCAGAGGAAAACACAGAGCTCAGGTGGACACTCGGAGAGTGCCTCGAGGAAGCTATAAATGGCAGAACCTGTAGAAAGGACGGAGAGCTATACATGAAAAGCGGAACGATAATCCCGCTTAAGATTAACAGTGCCCCTGTCCTTAACAAGGAAGGCAGTGTCATAGGTGCAGTGTATAACCTAAGGGATACGAGTATAGAAAGGGAAGTAGATAGGATGAAGACAGAGTTTGTCAAGGCAGTCTCGCATGAATTTAGAACACCACTTTCTGCAATCGTGGGCATGGCAGAGATGTTAATCGAGAAAGAGGTCTCAAAAGAAAAGGAAATAGACTACCTTAATACAATACTTGCCGAGGGCATAAGGCTTTCCAATATGGTTTCCGACCTTCTGGATGTGGCAAGGATAGAAAGCGGAAAAGAGGTCTTCAAAGAACAAGAGATTAATTTTAAGGCGACTCTAAGGGACATAAAGGCAGAGCTTGAACCCACGATAAAAAGGAAAGAGATTAAATTTTCCTCCAATGTCGATGACACGAAGGCATGGAGAGGCGATGCAGAAAAGATAAAACAACTCTTAAAAAACCTCATTGACAATTCAATCGTATACTCCGATGCTAAATGCTCTGTAGATGTAAGTGTCAGACTTCATGAGGACAATCTTATTATAGAGGTAACGGACACTGGCTGGGGCATATCAGAAGAAGACCTCAAGCGTGTAGGTGAAAAGTTCTTCAGAGGCAAGTATGCGGCAACTACAAAAGGCACAGGGCTTGGTCTTTCCCTTTGCAGGGAGATTGCCCTGATGCATAGTGGAGACCTCAAGATACAAAGCACTATGAGGAAAGGCACAACCGTTACTATCAAACTGCCATTCAGGAGGCATGCATGA
- a CDS encoding putative sulfate exporter family transporter, protein MNRSKNIAFGLAVTLIISIVSYLTSSLHPSFDTLVISIIFGLLVPNMFGDKTSIEEGAKWAIKVFLPIGIGLYGMQIKFTGVEIKYWPMVVGVIPISFFVTYFISRGFGLEKTLSILLATGMSICGASAIIVIAPLIGAKKEDTSISLLSILTVGLVGMLIYKFFTGMLGLSVREFGIFTGMTLPMFGQIKVAAASMGAQSLEFATNIKLLRIAFLTVIAFSVLIFAGTQKKRLYVPWFMILFFVLALAVNLSEGVASLRTVMEIVSRLSLSIALAAIGLTIDIDSIAEKGARPLFSAFFGWGIVVLLLYLLLNLINV, encoded by the coding sequence ATGAACAGGTCAAAAAATATAGCTTTCGGTTTAGCAGTAACACTGATAATATCCATTGTAAGTTATCTTACATCCTCCCTTCATCCTTCATTCGATACACTGGTTATATCCATAATATTCGGGCTTTTAGTTCCTAACATGTTTGGCGACAAGACATCTATCGAAGAAGGCGCAAAATGGGCAATAAAGGTATTTCTTCCAATAGGTATAGGTCTTTATGGGATGCAGATTAAATTCACAGGCGTAGAGATAAAATACTGGCCTATGGTTGTAGGAGTCATTCCCATCTCATTTTTTGTCACATATTTTATCTCAAGGGGATTTGGTCTTGAAAAGACTCTTTCCATTCTTTTAGCGACAGGGATGAGTATATGCGGGGCATCGGCTATAATAGTAATTGCACCACTTATTGGCGCAAAAAAGGAAGATACATCCATATCCCTTTTATCAATCCTGACGGTGGGTCTTGTTGGAATGCTCATTTATAAATTTTTTACAGGGATGCTTGGGCTTTCAGTAAGGGAATTTGGCATCTTTACAGGCATGACCCTTCCTATGTTCGGTCAGATAAAGGTTGCCGCGGCAAGCATGGGGGCTCAAAGCCTTGAGTTTGCAACGAATATAAAGCTCCTGAGGATAGCGTTTCTTACGGTTATAGCATTCTCTGTTCTTATATTTGCCGGCACACAGAAAAAAAGGCTTTATGTGCCATGGTTTATGATATTATTTTTTGTCTTAGCCTTAGCAGTTAACCTCTCGGAGGGTGTTGCCTCTCTGAGGACAGTTATGGAGATTGTAAGTAGACTGTCTCTTTCTATTGCCCTCGCCGCCATAGGACTTACCATCGATATAGACTCCATAGCAGAAAAGGGTGCAAGACCTCTTTTTTCTGCATTTTTTGGCTGGGGGATTGTAGTGCTTCTGCTTTACCTTTTACTAAATCTGATAAATGTTTAA
- a CDS encoding YggS family pyridoxal phosphate-dependent enzyme has translation MAGIIENVSSILRRISYSAGRSGRSPEDVSLIAVTKGVSIERIIEAVDAGIRAFGENRVQEAMEKISNLESRICHAELVSASDSRIQWHMIGHLQKNKAKQAIGLFELIHSVDSIELMELINKYSERAGKVQRVLIEVKLSPEETKHGIKKEQIENLLEKAGMMKSIKVEGLMTMPSYSDNPEDSRPYYSLLKRLADGYALKELSMGMTNDFEVAVEEGATMVRIGTGIFGERKIEYGKNLS, from the coding sequence ATGGCAGGGATTATTGAAAATGTAAGCAGTATCCTGAGGAGAATCTCTTATTCCGCAGGTCGCTCAGGAAGAAGCCCTGAGGATGTTAGTCTTATTGCAGTTACAAAAGGAGTCAGCATAGAAAGGATAATTGAGGCAGTGGATGCAGGGATAAGGGCATTTGGAGAGAACAGGGTTCAGGAGGCAATGGAAAAAATTTCGAATCTCGAATCTCGAATCTGTCATGCTGAACTCGTTTCAGCATCGGATTCAAGGATTCAGTGGCACATGATAGGACATCTTCAGAAAAACAAGGCAAAGCAGGCAATAGGGCTTTTCGAGCTGATTCACTCGGTGGACTCTATAGAACTCATGGAGCTGATAAATAAATATTCCGAGCGAGCAGGCAAGGTACAGAGGGTCCTCATAGAGGTAAAGCTTTCTCCTGAAGAAACTAAGCATGGGATTAAAAAAGAGCAGATTGAAAACCTTCTTGAGAAGGCAGGGATGATGAAAAGCATAAAAGTAGAGGGGCTTATGACAATGCCTTCTTACTCCGATAACCCGGAGGACTCAAGACCATATTACAGCCTGCTTAAAAGACTGGCAGATGGATATGCCCTAAAAGAGCTTTCAATGGGTATGACGAATGACTTTGAGGTTGCAGTAGAGGAAGGTGCTACAATGGTGAGAATTGGAACAGGGATATTCGGGGAAAGAAAAATAGAATATGGTAAAAATTTATCTTGA
- a CDS encoding histidine--tRNA ligase, with amino-acid sequence MKRYSAVKGVADILPPDTYIWQEIQRTAREVFFRYGFQELIPPVMEFTDIFVRSIGETTDIVEKEMYTFNDRAGRSITLRPEGTAGIVRCYVEKNLFNLPQPQKFFYSGPMFRYERPQKGRQRQFYQLGAEAFSVAEPQIDAEILSMLMSFFENIRLDGFSLELNSIGCKNCRPAFRSALIGFFSDRLNSLCPDCKRRYTVNPLRILDCKVDACMRLRKGAPLIPNYLCTECKENFSELVSLLDMLTISYKLNPEMVRGLDYYTRTAFEVTCASLGAQNAVAAGGRYDTLVEEFGGPPTPAIGFAIGIERIAMLLKDKCLEMPLPDVFIATIGKEAKKQALKLSSSLRAEHLWVELGYEGGSLRSQMRRADRVRANYVFIIGDEELKEGRLKWKDLKEGSSGEVAIKDATEFIKTKK; translated from the coding sequence TTGAAGAGATACTCGGCTGTAAAAGGCGTTGCGGACATCCTGCCTCCTGACACATATATATGGCAGGAGATACAAAGAACTGCGAGAGAGGTTTTCTTTAGATATGGCTTTCAGGAGCTTATACCACCTGTTATGGAGTTCACCGATATATTCGTAAGGAGTATCGGAGAGACAACGGATATAGTCGAAAAGGAGATGTATACATTCAATGACAGGGCAGGTAGAAGCATTACCCTGAGACCCGAGGGCACTGCAGGCATTGTAAGGTGCTATGTGGAGAAAAACCTTTTTAATCTTCCTCAGCCACAGAAGTTTTTCTACTCAGGCCCTATGTTCAGGTACGAAAGACCTCAGAAGGGCAGGCAGAGGCAATTCTACCAGCTCGGTGCCGAGGCATTTAGCGTGGCTGAGCCACAGATAGATGCAGAAATACTGTCAATGCTCATGAGCTTCTTTGAAAATATTAGGCTCGATGGATTCTCCTTAGAGCTTAACTCCATTGGCTGTAAAAACTGTAGACCAGCCTTCAGGTCGGCACTAATCGGTTTTTTCTCAGACAGGCTTAACTCCCTTTGCCCTGACTGTAAGAGAAGATATACTGTCAATCCTCTCCGCATACTTGACTGTAAGGTGGATGCCTGTATGAGGCTAAGAAAAGGCGCACCGCTTATTCCCAATTACCTTTGCACAGAGTGCAAAGAGAATTTCAGCGAGCTGGTTTCACTTCTCGATATGCTTACCATATCATATAAGCTCAACCCTGAAATGGTCAGGGGACTTGACTACTATACAAGAACTGCATTTGAGGTAACATGTGCCTCTTTGGGTGCCCAGAATGCAGTAGCCGCAGGCGGTAGATATGACACGCTTGTCGAGGAATTTGGCGGGCCTCCAACGCCAGCCATTGGGTTTGCCATTGGCATAGAGAGGATTGCCATGCTCCTTAAAGACAAATGTCTTGAGATGCCTTTGCCTGATGTGTTTATTGCAACGATTGGTAAGGAGGCAAAAAAGCAGGCACTAAAGCTCTCCTCCTCGCTGAGGGCAGAACACCTGTGGGTTGAGTTAGGCTACGAAGGCGGCTCTTTAAGGAGCCAGATGAGAAGGGCAGATAGGGTCAGGGCAAATTATGTCTTTATAATTGGCGATGAGGAGCTTAAAGAAGGAAGACTCAAATGGAAAGACCTGAAGGAAGGCTCCTCAGGCGAGGTAGCGATAAAGGATGCTACTGAATTTATAAAAACCAAGAAATAA
- a CDS encoding PIN domain protein — translation MVKIYLDVNIYNRPFDDQSQVRIRLETIAIFSILQRIRRGDLTLLWSFMIDYENSLNPYDDVRLEIEMASSLAKEKIYPHEFVFTTAKGLESKGVKPRDALHLACATKGRAEYFLTCDDRLIKRVSLLGLDIKAMNPIRFIGMEVN, via the coding sequence ATGGTAAAAATTTATCTTGATGTGAATATCTATAACCGACCCTTCGATGACCAGTCGCAAGTTAGAATAAGGCTTGAGACGATTGCTATATTTTCTATACTTCAGAGGATAAGACGAGGCGACCTTACGCTTCTTTGGTCTTTTATGATTGACTATGAAAACAGCCTGAACCCATACGATGATGTCAGGCTTGAGATAGAAATGGCATCTTCTTTAGCCAAAGAGAAAATCTATCCTCATGAATTTGTATTTACAACAGCGAAAGGGCTTGAATCAAAGGGTGTAAAGCCGAGAGATGCCTTGCATCTTGCCTGTGCTACAAAAGGAAGGGCTGAGTATTTTTTAACCTGTGATGATAGACTAATAAAGAGGGTCTCCTTGCTGGGATTAGATATTAAAGCAATGAATCCGATAAGGTTCATTGGAATGGAGGTAAATTAA
- a CDS encoding YchF/TatD family DNA exonuclease, translating into MKSTLNLIDTHCHLEMPEFDHDRDSVIERAKQAGISAIITIGSDTHSNEEAIRLSEKYDIIYCSIGIHPHETKLFTEDIYKKLKEWATHKKVVAVGETGLDYHYMNSPKEVQKEVFRCHIELAREKTLPLVVHSREAKIDTLSILKESGITKGVVHCFSGDMEMAEAVMEMGFYISIAGPVTFKNAKRLHEIVKAVPDEYLLIETDAPYLTPEPLRGKRNEPSYIVHVAEEIARLKEVSPEDVARITTLNAKRLFGIGAIKEEGTIAYKIRDSLYLNITNRCTNQCSFCIRFHSDYVKGHKLRLKDEPAIEELKSAIGKPDIYKEVVFCGYGEPFLRLDVIKEVSSWIKKNRGRVRVNTNGHGNLIHGRNILPELKGIVDALSVSLDAHDEKTYEELCKPAFKGAFRAVMDFIKEAVKYIPDVEATAIEIDGIDIEKCREITEGLGARFRTRKLHVVG; encoded by the coding sequence ATGAAAAGCACACTTAATCTCATTGACACACACTGCCACCTCGAGATGCCCGAGTTTGACCATGACAGAGACTCTGTCATTGAAAGGGCAAAGCAGGCTGGCATTTCCGCAATCATAACAATTGGCTCTGACACTCATAGTAATGAAGAGGCTATAAGGCTCTCTGAAAAATATGACATCATCTACTGCTCGATAGGCATTCATCCACATGAGACAAAACTTTTTACAGAAGATATATATAAGAAACTCAAGGAATGGGCAACACATAAAAAGGTCGTTGCAGTAGGCGAGACAGGGCTTGACTATCACTATATGAACTCTCCTAAGGAGGTGCAGAAGGAGGTCTTTAGATGCCACATAGAGCTTGCCAGAGAGAAAACCCTTCCGCTTGTTGTCCATAGTAGAGAGGCAAAAATAGATACACTAAGCATTCTTAAGGAATCAGGCATTACAAAAGGAGTAGTGCATTGCTTTTCAGGTGATATGGAAATGGCAGAGGCTGTGATGGAAATGGGCTTTTATATATCCATAGCAGGACCCGTTACATTCAAAAATGCAAAAAGGCTTCATGAGATTGTAAAGGCAGTGCCTGATGAATACCTCCTTATAGAGACAGATGCACCGTATCTTACACCTGAGCCCCTGAGAGGTAAAAGAAACGAGCCCTCATACATAGTTCATGTGGCAGAGGAGATTGCAAGGCTGAAAGAGGTAAGCCCTGAGGATGTAGCAAGAATTACAACCCTTAATGCAAAGAGGCTTTTTGGCATAGGTGCCATTAAAGAGGAAGGCACAATAGCTTATAAGATCAGGGATAGTCTTTATCTGAACATCACAAACAGATGCACGAATCAGTGCTCTTTCTGTATAAGGTTTCATTCAGACTATGTAAAGGGGCATAAGCTCAGGCTCAAAGACGAACCAGCCATAGAGGAGCTGAAATCCGCAATAGGCAAGCCAGACATCTATAAGGAGGTTGTGTTTTGCGGTTATGGAGAGCCTTTTTTAAGGCTCGATGTCATTAAAGAGGTCTCATCGTGGATAAAGAAAAACAGAGGCAGGGTAAGGGTCAACACAAATGGTCATGGAAACCTTATTCATGGAAGAAACATACTGCCTGAGCTAAAGGGCATCGTGGATGCCTTATCAGTGAGCCTTGACGCCCATGATGAAAAAACCTATGAAGAGCTATGTAAGCCTGCCTTCAAAGGTGCCTTTAGAGCAGTTATGGATTTCATAAAGGAGGCAGTGAAATATATACCCGATGTGGAGGCAACTGCTATCGAGATAGATGGCATAGATATCGAAAAATGTAGAGAGATTACAGAGGGTCTTGGTGCAAGATTCAGGACAAGGAAACTACATGTCGTTGGATAG
- a CDS encoding response regulator, with protein sequence MSKVMVIDDEPFILMMVEDKFKRAGINVITLRESVKAVDVVRKEMPDLIILDWMMPEVSGLEVCKRLKADPELSQIPIFMLTAKSQEEDEKAGFKCGVDRYIIKPFSPKVLLEQVLEVIGNKGS encoded by the coding sequence ATGAGCAAGGTTATGGTTATTGACGATGAGCCATTTATACTTATGATGGTTGAAGACAAATTTAAAAGGGCAGGCATTAATGTTATCACCCTTAGGGAAAGCGTGAAGGCAGTCGATGTCGTAAGAAAGGAGATGCCTGACCTCATAATCTTAGACTGGATGATGCCTGAGGTGTCTGGGCTTGAGGTCTGCAAACGCCTCAAGGCAGACCCTGAGCTTTCCCAAATCCCGATATTCATGCTTACAGCCAAAAGTCAGGAAGAGGACGAGAAGGCTGGCTTTAAGTGTGGCGTAGACAGATATATTATAAAGCCATTCAGCCCAAAGGTGCTTCTCGAGCAGGTGCTTGAGGTAATAGGAAATAAGGGTTCATAA
- a CDS encoding DivIVA domain-containing protein: protein MRVTPLDIQQKQFPVKWRGFDVEEVLAFLEVIRDEMEDILRENASLKESLSRQENQIKEYREMEATLRETLMTAQQMVEEYKTNARKEAELLLREAELKSNTMVQEAHEKIIKIQEDIMDLKGIRRHFKEELKRLLESHMTMLEFDKEREETKGV, encoded by the coding sequence ATGAGAGTAACACCATTGGATATTCAACAGAAACAGTTCCCGGTAAAATGGAGGGGATTTGATGTGGAGGAGGTGCTTGCCTTTTTAGAGGTAATCAGGGATGAGATGGAGGACATTTTGAGGGAAAATGCCTCTTTAAAAGAATCTCTTTCAAGGCAGGAAAATCAAATAAAAGAGTACAGGGAAATGGAGGCAACCCTCAGAGAGACCCTTATGACTGCTCAGCAGATGGTCGAGGAGTATAAGACAAATGCAAGGAAAGAGGCAGAGCTCCTTCTCAGGGAAGCCGAGCTTAAATCTAATACAATGGTTCAGGAGGCACACGAAAAAATTATAAAGATACAGGAAGACATAATGGACCTAAAAGGCATAAGAAGGCATTTTAAGGAAGAGCTTAAGAGGCTTCTGGAGTCCCATATGACGATGCTGGAGTTTGACAAAGAAAGAGAGGAGACAAAAGGGGTTTGA
- the proC gene encoding pyrroline-5-carboxylate reductase, whose translation MTGFIGGGNMADALIKGMLSKGMKDIIVSEPRPDRRKYLEDTYLIKTTSNNLDVIKECNIIILAVKPQQMEEVLNEIRDSVTEEKTVVSIAAGITLSYIQSKLKTKRLVCVMPNVGAFVGEGMSVISLCECFDDKDIRTVRDIFMSVGKVITLPEKYIDAVTALSGSGPAFIAYFIEAMIDTGVKIGIKEEDAVTLTVQTALATARLLEEGMTPKRLMEIVTSPGGTTEAGLKVFEEKHLREIVEDALNAAVKRAKELSK comes from the coding sequence ATGACAGGCTTTATAGGTGGCGGAAATATGGCGGATGCCCTTATCAAGGGAATGCTCTCAAAGGGCATGAAGGATATAATTGTTTCTGAGCCACGGCCTGATAGAAGGAAATACCTTGAGGATACATATCTCATAAAGACAACTTCAAACAACCTCGATGTTATAAAGGAATGTAACATAATAATCCTTGCTGTAAAGCCCCAGCAGATGGAAGAAGTGCTAAATGAGATAAGGGATTCTGTTACTGAGGAAAAAACTGTTGTCTCAATAGCCGCAGGCATTACACTTTCATACATTCAGTCTAAGTTAAAGACAAAGAGATTAGTCTGTGTCATGCCAAATGTTGGTGCATTTGTGGGTGAAGGGATGTCTGTTATCTCACTTTGTGAGTGTTTTGATGACAAAGATATAAGGACTGTGAGGGATATATTCATGTCAGTTGGAAAGGTTATCACACTGCCTGAAAAATATATAGATGCAGTCACAGCACTTTCAGGCTCTGGCCCTGCATTTATTGCCTATTTCATAGAGGCAATGATAGATACAGGGGTGAAGATAGGAATTAAAGAAGAGGATGCAGTTACACTAACGGTTCAAACTGCATTGGCAACTGCAAGGCTACTCGAGGAAGGCATGACACCAAAGAGGCTAATGGAGATTGTTACATCCCCGGGTGGTACAACTGAGGCAGGACTTAAAGTGTTTGAGGAAAAACACCTGAGAGAAATCGTAGAGGATGCCCTTAATGCCGCAGTGAAAAGGGCAAAGGAATTATCTAAATAA